The genomic region TGCGCGAGGTGCGCCGCGCGCTGCTGGAGGCCGACGTCGCGCTCGAAGTGGTGCGCAGCTTCACCGAGCGCGTGCGCGAGCAGGCGATCGGGGCCACCGTCGTCAAGTCGGTTACCCCCGGCCAGATGGTGGTCAAGATCGTTCATGACGAGCTGATCAACACGCTCGGCAGCGAAGGCCAGACCATCGACGTCAACGCCGTGCCGCCGGTGCCGATCATGATGGTCGGCCTGCAGGGCTCCGGCAAGACCACCACCACCGCAAAGCTCGCCCGCCGCCTGGTCCAACGCGACAAGCGCAAGGTGCTGATGGCCTCGCTCGACGTCTATCGTCCGGCGGCGATGGAGCAGCTGGCCGTGCTCGGCCGCGACCTCGACATTCCCACTTTGCCAATCGTTGCCGGCCAGCAGCCGCCGCAAATTGCAAAACGCGCGCTGGAAGCCGGCAAGCTCGGCGGCTACGACATCGTGCTGCTCGACACCGCCGGCCGCACCACGCTCGACGAAGAGATGATGGCGGAGGCGGCCGCGATCAAAGCCGCGGCCAATCCGCATGAAGTGCTGCTGGTCGCGGACTCGCTCACGGGCCAGGACGCGGTGAACCTCGCGCGCTCGTTCGATCAGCGCGTCGGCCTCACCGGCATCGTGCTCACGCGAGTTGACGGCGACGGCCGCGGCGGCGCCGCGTTGTCGATGCGCGCAGTCACCGGCAAGCCGATCAAGCTGATCGGCACCGGCGAAAAGACCGATGCGCTGGAAGACTTCCACCCCGATCGTATCGCCGGCCGCATCCTCGGCATGGGCGACGTGGTCTCGCTGGTCGAGCGCGCCGCCGCCAACATCGACGCCGAGAAGGCCGCGCGCACCGCCGAGCGCATGCGCAAGGGTCAGTTCGACCTCAACGACATGCGCGAGCAGCTGCTGCAGATGGCCAATATGGGCGGCATCAGCGGGCTGATGGGCATGATGCCCGGCATCTCCAAGATGAAGAACCAGATCGCGGCGGCCGGGATCGACGACAAGATCCTGAAGCGCCAGGTCGCGATCATCGATTCCATGACGCGCGAGGAGCGCCGTCATCCGGACCTCTTGAAGGCCAGCCGCAAGAAGCGCATCGCGGCCGGCAGCGGCCAGACCGTCGAGCACGTCAACAAGCTTTTGAAGATGCACCGGAACATGGCCGATATGATGAAGGCCATGGGCTCGGGCAAGCGCGGCCCGCTCGCCGGCATCGCGCAGGCGATGGGCTTCGGCGGCGGCATGAAGATGCCCTCGCCGGAAGAGATGAAGGCGCTGCAGGAGAAGATGCAAGGCGCGGGCGGCGGACAAGGCCTGCCGAATCTGCCGAAGGATTTGCCGCCTGGTCTTCGCACCGGCCTGCCCAATCTTCCCGGACTAACCGGGCTGAGCGGCAAGCCGACGCTGCCGGGCCTCGGCGGTTTCCCCGGCAAGAAGAAATGAGGAATTCGTCGCGCGGGATGATCAGCATCTCGCGTGACGCGGAATACCAATCAACCGAACAAAACGTACTTTGAAGGAGAACTGAATGTCCGTCGTTATCCGCCTCGCCCGAGCAGGCACCAAGAAGCGTCCCGTCTATCACGTCGTCGTCGCCGACTCGCGCTTTCCGCGCGACGGCCGCTTCATCGAGCGTCTCGGCTATTTCAATCCGCTGCTGCCGAAGGACAACGAGACCCGCCTCAAGCTCGACATGGACAAGGTGAAGGCCTGGCTCGCCAAGGGCGCGCAGCCGTCCGATCGCGTCGCGCGTTTCCTCGATGCCGCCGGCGTTGCGAAGCGCGAAGCGCGCAACAACCCGCAGAAGGCCGTGCCGCGCAAGGAGCGCAAGGCGCAGGCCGAAGCCGCCGCGAAGGCGTAAGGCTGGATCATGTCGGCGCTGGTCTGCGTCGCGCGGATCGGCGCCGCGCATGGTGTGCGCGGTGCGGTCAAGCTGTGGACCTTCACCGAGGATCCCTTCGCCGTCCGCCGCTACGGACCGCTGTCGACCAGGGACGGCAGGCGCCAGTTCGAGATCGCAGAGGTGCGCGAGGCCAAAGATCATCTGGTCGCGACATTCAAGGGTGTCGCGACCCGCGATGAGGCCGAGCGCCTCAACGGAATCGAGCTCTACGTCCCGCGCGGCAAACTGCCCGCGACGGACGAGGACGAATATTACCACACCGATTTGATCGGGCTCGCCGCCGTCACAACGGGCGGCGATGCGCTCGGCCGCGTCATCGCGATCCATAATTTCGGTGCCGGCGACATCATCGAGATTGCGCCCCTCAACGGCGCGACAATGCTGCTGCCGTTCTCGAATGCGGTGGTGCCGGAGGTCGACCTCAAAGGCGGCCGCGTCGTGATCGCGCTGCCGCAGGAGATCGAGGGGGACGACGGGGACAACGATCCCTCCACGAGTCGTCCCCGCGAACGCGGGGACCCATAACCACAGGGCGTGGTTTTTGGCTAAGCTGGCAGCTCCAGCCACCGCGCGCTTCGCGCGCCTCGGGACGACGAGATCGGGATGCAATGACCTACCCCTCACCCTGGCGAGCGACGGTGCTGACGCTGTTTCCGGAGATGTTTCCAGGGCCACTCGGCGTGAGCCTCGCCGGTCGGGCGCTCGCGTCCGGGCTGTGGCAGATCGAGGCGCGGGACATCCGGGCATCCGCGACCGACCGCCACCGCAGCGTCGACGACACCCCGGCCGGCGGCGGGCCGGGCATGGTGCTGCGGGCGGACGTTCTCGCCGCGGCGATCGATGCCGCCGAGATCGGCTCTGAGCGGCCGCGCTTGCTGATGAGCCCGCGCGGTCGGCCATTGACCCAGGCCCGCGTCACCGAACTCGCCCGGGGCCCCGGTCCCCTGATCGTCTGCGGGCGGTTCGAGGGGGTGGACCAGCGGGTGATCGACGGACGGGCTCTGGAGGAGGTCTCGATCGGCGATTACGTGCTGTCCGGGGGCGAAATCGCCGCTTTAGCCCTGATCGATGCCTGCGTCCGGCTGCTGCCGGGGGTGATGGGCAAGGAGACCTCGGGAACCGAGGAGAGTTTTTCGGACGGCCTGCTCGAATACCCCCAATACACCCGCCCGCAGCTGTTCGAGGGGGTTCCGATCCCTGCCATCCTCACCTCCGGCGACCATGCCAAGGTGGCGGCCTGGCGGCGGGCCGAATCCGAGGCCCTGACGGCCTCCCGGCGCCCGGATTTGTGGGGAAAGGCCGCGAATCGGGGGAGCGGCCAAAAAACGCCAAAAAACAAGACAGACGGGTGACAAACGCTCCGGCTTGCCTTATAGGAGCGGCCAAATCCGCAATGGCTGGATAGACGAATTTCACGCAGCCCCCGTTTCGCAAGGCTGGGCGCGCCGATGGAGATTTACCCATGAACCTGATCAAGCAGCTCGAGCAGGAGCAATTCG from Bradyrhizobium sp. CB1015 harbors:
- the trmD gene encoding tRNA (guanosine(37)-N1)-methyltransferase TrmD, coding for MTYPSPWRATVLTLFPEMFPGPLGVSLAGRALASGLWQIEARDIRASATDRHRSVDDTPAGGGPGMVLRADVLAAAIDAAEIGSERPRLLMSPRGRPLTQARVTELARGPGPLIVCGRFEGVDQRVIDGRALEEVSIGDYVLSGGEIAALALIDACVRLLPGVMGKETSGTEESFSDGLLEYPQYTRPQLFEGVPIPAILTSGDHAKVAAWRRAESEALTASRRPDLWGKAANRGSGQKTPKNKTDG
- the rimM gene encoding ribosome maturation factor RimM (Essential for efficient processing of 16S rRNA), translating into MSALVCVARIGAAHGVRGAVKLWTFTEDPFAVRRYGPLSTRDGRRQFEIAEVREAKDHLVATFKGVATRDEAERLNGIELYVPRGKLPATDEDEYYHTDLIGLAAVTTGGDALGRVIAIHNFGAGDIIEIAPLNGATMLLPFSNAVVPEVDLKGGRVVIALPQEIEGDDGDNDPSTSRPRERGDP
- the rpsP gene encoding 30S ribosomal protein S16 gives rise to the protein MSVVIRLARAGTKKRPVYHVVVADSRFPRDGRFIERLGYFNPLLPKDNETRLKLDMDKVKAWLAKGAQPSDRVARFLDAAGVAKREARNNPQKAVPRKERKAQAEAAAKA
- the ffh gene encoding signal recognition particle protein, producing the protein MFDNLSERLGGILDRLTGRGALTEKDVDAAMREVRRALLEADVALEVVRSFTERVREQAIGATVVKSVTPGQMVVKIVHDELINTLGSEGQTIDVNAVPPVPIMMVGLQGSGKTTTTAKLARRLVQRDKRKVLMASLDVYRPAAMEQLAVLGRDLDIPTLPIVAGQQPPQIAKRALEAGKLGGYDIVLLDTAGRTTLDEEMMAEAAAIKAAANPHEVLLVADSLTGQDAVNLARSFDQRVGLTGIVLTRVDGDGRGGAALSMRAVTGKPIKLIGTGEKTDALEDFHPDRIAGRILGMGDVVSLVERAAANIDAEKAARTAERMRKGQFDLNDMREQLLQMANMGGISGLMGMMPGISKMKNQIAAAGIDDKILKRQVAIIDSMTREERRHPDLLKASRKKRIAAGSGQTVEHVNKLLKMHRNMADMMKAMGSGKRGPLAGIAQAMGFGGGMKMPSPEEMKALQEKMQGAGGGQGLPNLPKDLPPGLRTGLPNLPGLTGLSGKPTLPGLGGFPGKKK